The window TATCCGGTGCTTGAATTTACTGCGTCTTGCAATCATCCGACAGATCCTCTTTTActtatgtttttctctcatttaTACGGTTTGGACGTACCCTTTACACTACAGTCTTAGGTGTTGTTGAAATTCGATAGATATGTATCCACCCTTTAAGTCCAAAGAAGCTGTAAACCTTCTCAAGAAGCCGTGATATATAGGCTTGATAGATTGATTATTATGCTCTTCATGTAGCGTTGAAGCTACACAGTAGTTACTTCCAAACTTAAATGTAGATCCCAGCCGGACTAGAGCGCTAAATCATTGAAATAAGGAGCTCGTTATGCCTAAGTATACAAATATCCAagttggaaattacagtgctcgttGCAAAAAGCAGGTGTCACATCCAAAAAAATTACTTGACGTATAAAGTAATActtatttatcgaatttcagACATAGCGCCACCTTACTTGATTTCtgatgaaaattgtgattttcttgGATGGTTTTTGGAAATTCATCTAACGAGAAGAATGATGTCGCGAGAGGGCTTTAGAAGTTATCTCAAAATCTTTTTGCTGACTGATTACGCAAAGATTTAATCGGACAgacagattatatatatatgcatagcTTGCCTTCGAAACAGAGATTGCGTCTCCTTGTCCATCGCGACGGTCGCACCGCTTCTCTTGTTAACGGTGATGAGAGACATTGTGTAACATGGCAACGATTTTGGTGGATCGCAGAGGAAGGTGGATTTTCCTAGAGCCTTTGGATGAGGATATTCACATTTGTCCTTCCAGGTTCCTTCTCGAACTAAAAAACAGTTACTTGTTTCTGTCACATTTCCGCTAACGAATGTACCTGTCCAAGCAGCTCTCATTTCCGTTGTTCTCAGAACGTTTCGTTGAAACATGATTGCCTCCCTCTGAAGAACAAGTACAAAGCGAAATGCAACTGTCCCAGCATTCCCTGCGTAAAAGTAAACACTGTAAGTTCCATTATTGTGATCAACAACTTTCCCCATTGTTCCAAACTTGCTCTTCTGATCGTACATCGTAGCATACCAAAGATCTCCACCAAATACTCTGGGCCTGTCATAAACATCCATAGTAGATATCTTGAAAGAGATAAATTCGCCCCGATAAATGTTATTTTCATCTTGCAacaaagtaatttttgttttgacgGGGCTCGTCAGTCCGCGACTACTTCGAACAGCAAAAGACATATTCCATAGGTTGGAATGATTTTCAACTATTTCTCCGTTACTATAATTGCACATCATGATAATATCATCAAAGAAGGGCAGAAGCCTGGCAGACGGCTTCTTTGGACCAGGAACATAGCCATAATTCGATGGAAAGGCCTGCCGACTGTTATAATGATTTCcctaaaaatgagaaaaaggCCATGTTAATAAAAACCACTATGTGTTTTGTGAtggtaagggagccttcagtaattacagaggggtgggccggggaatttcgcgaacacctgtaccgtaaagtgtgaccctccccctatcctcctgtctaaaatgtgaccctcccccttgtccgacattctaaaacttgaccctcccccccaaccactgcagtatactccccgggaataactaaaacaatttcagctaatttacataacaattggttcaattgttatgttagggacaaataaCAGAGGgaagggctggtgtttttggagggacagtcgcaatttatcacgcaagaatttttgaagagatatggtatttcatacagtttagggagggtcaccatattttgtgcaactataagaaggcaagctGTAGCTGATttatagtgcttcatccaaaaatatcaaatcataatacacggagtctatcaggcaaattaatGACAATTTACTCccgcaaaacatgctatatctgtattttatgtatgtttgataatgtatttaaatgtactttgcttgagtagggaagtaaaatgaacatttgtgtacaagaaattgatttctgaatttatctaaaagttggttcactatccatattgtttatgatgaaattatgaatagtttttttccaataaaaaaataagtaaatctttgcatttgtgtactcttgactattgatattaattttcttagttagactagagtggttacaagaaTATGGTTgcgtaagaaatttgattttggaatttcaccaaaatgtcattcaatacactatgcattggggtctatgatgaaacaatgaataattttttttcagtacaaaattagataaatctgtgcatttatgtatgcttgattattcacattattgttcttgataagactacagtgattacaagtccatggttgtgcaagaaatttgatttggaatttcaccaaaatgtcgattcactatgcattggggtgtatgatgaaactataataattttttttcagtacaaaattacataaatctgtgcatttatgtatgcttgattgttaagattattgttcttgataagactagagtggttacaagtctatggttgtgtaagaaatttgattttgaaatcttaccaaatgtcgattcactatgcatggcggtctataagtgtgtgcgtattttgttggtgatttcctattcaggaaatatcacacggacaatcaaagttttgccataatatcagcttctgtcaaaagtgaccctcccccaagataggtttataaaaagtgaccctcccccttgaactgttttctaaaaagttacCCTCCCCATAATTCCCccgcccacccccctgtaattactgaaggctcccttagtcAAAAGTCATTTGGACACTGTTAAAGACATTTACCGAcctcttgagaattacaataaaaaattacattactaCATCCCCTAAACTGTATTGCCTATAGTGGGATATATAAATGATCACGCCACTTTTCAAAATGATCAGTAAGAAAAAAGGTAAACATACAAAAGACAAAAACTTTATCACATGAAAAATACGGATACTAGGAAAATTTCACGGCCTATGCTATCTTTGCAAAGTAATAAATAATTCGCAAGAGTAACATGTAGATCGAGCGACTGTCCGACATTAATCCCGTACACATAATTATAATATATGCCGAAATGACTTTGATAGTTCACCCTGCCGATGGCGCGACTGATGGAATCTAAATAACTGACGACCAGTCTGTGGTGTATTGATATCATTCTAAAAGCAGTTCAAGAGTTGAAATGATAAATGTTCTATGAAAACTGCATATACTTGTAAAAAAACACCTAAATACACCTTTCCCCttaaacagaaataaaaaaccctaatacttgtgcatgtgataagtatgtTTTTTCCTTATGTATTCCCCGTTCAGCTTTGAAACTCGAGATTTAATTACCGTAACGCCGTTTGTCGAAAAATTATTAGTCATCTGAGTAGCCATTGGGGGTATCTATACACGGTAAACGTATTATTAAATCACATATGGTTGTAATCCTGCTCCCAGTGCTTATGAGATGAGAAAAAGATGGCAGTTAGTTATGATACGGGAGATGCAAATGGAGTTATTGGAGTTGTATTATTTTTCGTCGACACAATTAAACAATCTGATACTCACGAGAATATTTGCAGTGATCAGAAAAGTGAAAGCGCTAGAAGAACTGTAGCCCATGCTTTCCAGTACGACACTGTTCTTCTTATTTCAACACACATGGTTAATATCTGGCAAAAAGTGAACATTGAAGTTTGCTTTAACAAAACATAGTTGATTTAAAGTGATAATTATTTATGTTAATGTAGATCAATGTATTTATATCTCTGCTGTTGTGAAAGCAATAATTGACAAACTACGAATTGCGTCATTAACAGATAGGACGATTCATGTCCACATGTTACCGCACTACTCAATAAACACTGGTATCTAACGCTTCTTGCATTGATAGCCGAAACAAGCTCGAAGGCGGGAGATAATTATGCTCCATATCTGTGTACAAACAGATCtcatataaaggaaatgaaggcaacttcataCATAAGTTCTACCTTTGTTAGCGATATggtatagtgagtagatcagtGTGGTTTCATGATAACAGGAAACATGGCGAAACACAGATGGATCGACAGTGCCTTGACCTGTGTGAGTAATATTCATTGGGCTCACACTAAAAGAATATCACAATGCTGTTTAATAGAAATGTTGTTcttataaatattttcaaaagctttttaAACACGAATGGTAGGAACCTGCTTAATTTCAAAGGGCAGTGAATTCCATAGTTTCGTCGAACGATTTTGAAAACTTCTCTGACCAACCTTTAGATTAAAAGTTAACATCTCGATTAAGGATAAACAAATCACTGAGGTAACTTGGTGCATTCTGAGATAAACATTTAGCAGTAAGCTAAACGTAACAAATACGTTGTCTAACAGACATAACTTCATAACATAACAGACATaactggtggatatttacttgtccccgagtctgtctgatagctcagtaaaagttttgtgcttttccgattactatatgtgtgtgtactgtgtctgtgtgtcgtctgctccacgcacaccgtgttgctcggtcgcgcacagaattgcaacatctaagtcggttactgtgaccaactcttttgggttggaaacagtggccgactggttttgtgtgaggcctatcagctaggcgatgttgccgtgagtgtgtgggggttcgaatcccgtttgggttatagtaaaaatttatattcaaacGTGCTAAAGAGCTCAGCAGAGGGAAAATCATATGCTGAACAGCAAAGTACATAAGACAGGGGTTTGTAAAGGGTAAACCTTGACGAGATTACATCTAGTCGTATTATCCTACCAAGCATTAAACCCAGGGATTTGTATAGAAACAATAACTTGACCTACACAGACaaaaaattccataaatatataatatgacTGTGATATGACCAGGATAATGATGGTATTGTCGGTCATTTAGTAGCGTGTTCAGGCCGGCAATGCTGGTATTCTGATGTTGAAGGGATGTAAGGAAGACCAGAGGCAACGATTAGTATAATCTATATATGCTACATATTCCAATATACACTAGGCTACGGTACAATAGCTCCAGCTGCGAGCTGGAGACTGACTAAGTATACACGTGGGCCAAGACAGACATATATGCCCTCTTGAAAAGTAATGACAGcccatgaatagtaatgacatgACACTATATCACAATAATTATTAAAAGAAAAAAGTCCTTTCAAACCaaattttcaagcattttttcatacaaaattgtcatatttacatcCACAGATTTAGTAGTTGGTGATTAATGACCTGACCTTGCTGGAGTAAGCAGCAAAGTTTGCTGAATATACTTAAGTTATCCTGCATCTTGTAGAAGAAAGGCTTGTTGTTTATATGATCTACATACCACCACTTCTATTAGATTCACTCATAGCGACTTCCGTGCAACACTTTTGTACAATATGGCATGTTCGCTGCCTTGCTAAGACATTCTGACCAATGTTTGTTTAGATTTTCACTAAGTGAACACTTTTGTTGCTCATTTGTATTGTttattaaaggtctggtgaaatggtcccgttcttGTGCccgaatatcttccagggggcaatactattacactcgcaacagaattgcaacttTAAAGTACGCACGAGtgttatttttttgatatttctgtgcGCGGCTTTCATcaggtcattttgcgacactcaggtcacgccctcagCTGGGATcatggttggccgtctgtgacgtcacaggtgtgttcatttacatcgaaaagCGGTCCCACGCTGCCTTATCTCTGCcaggtatccgctaacaaaacagtgttcgcgctgcccattcgccacgttcgccaatgcgaatcgaaatccgaagtggcgaaaaaaatcgatcctaattcgccacagtggcgaaagtgatttttgtttaaaaaatatggcaaaataaagaaaaaacgtggctttttttagtcttttgttgatctgcgcttctctctcggcgattcgcaaaaactgtatctacttccgtattattgcgttctttccgtcgtacgcATTTGCAATcaagccaagtctcgcgagagactTGACGTCATTTTTTAGTCTaatgtacagcatgcataaatggctctcgcgagaattgaaacttaggcacacgcaatcgagccctcacgataaatttgacgtcattttgtctggTATACAGCAAGCAGGAACgctggctcgcgagaattgaaacttttgctatacatagcagacatacgcatttaaATCGAGGCcacaaggttcggtgttgcagttgatttgcattgcggtctagatgcttccatgttgcggtcgatttgcatggtggtcctcgtggtccggtattccccgttgttcttcattTTTATCGCAGTCCCAACGAcccgttccgtgttgctgtcgattggAGGACTcaacctccatgatttgtatcgcgatctctacgttccgtattgttgttcgttttaatggtagtctcaacgttcagtCTTGGTGTTTACGCAGTTGGTTTGCATAGcagtcccaaccttctgtgtagcgagtagcgaggcaggctcagccgatcGTAAGAACCAGAATAGACAAGCACATTacggttcaaacactcaacacttgacgggaacttgaaaaagtgtgtacagttgagccgttcacgttcttgccgctgtcacagccaccaaaagaacaacgtcttccCACAGTGAAGgtggacactgtcctgatcatgtaagcggaaatcctagaagttacccccacACGGGAggttacggaggtgtgaaatactttacttcccgttatgagatacagCGTcaggcaaacttcggaaagccaaaaacagtcgactggagaggctcggggaacacgcccacattgcatttttcttttgccgtatttcataatcacgcgcgctaaacgaaaaaagaaatgaatgtgactgctttatagaccatcaactgtatttttgtgattttgcaacatgagCATTTCACCGGACCTTTAACgttaacttcatttgaacaaatagtAATTTACAGTTTAGCATGTATCTACCGAAAGACACAGATAAAATGTGTAGCAATTCTCAATTGTTAGCAATTGGACCAGGGACTtcaagaatatcatatttgacattttaaaacaaagC of the Ptychodera flava strain L36383 chromosome 20, AS_Pfla_20210202, whole genome shotgun sequence genome contains:
- the LOC139119605 gene encoding NXPE family member 2-like is translated as MGYSSSSAFTFLITANILGNHYNSRQAFPSNYGYVPGPKKPSARLLPFFDDIIMMCNYSNGEIVENHSNLWNMSFAVRSSRGLTSPVKTKITLLQDENNIYRGEFISFKISTMDVYDRPRVFGGDLWYATMYDQKSKFGTMGKVVDHNNGTYSVYFYAGNAGTVAFRFVLVLQREAIMFQRNVLRTTEMRAAWTGTFVSGNVTETSNCFLVREGTWKDKCEYPHPKALGKSTFLCDPPKSLPCYTMSLITVNKRSGATVAMDKETQSLFRSPNANQKVTSSPAMINIKERETSAVRDTDMYTIPSCEADLKAPLSDGYWIKDRWVSLVCQNKKWDDVIEVQRCLQNKEIYFLGDSTTRQWFQMMVEVVGYPINVTDKNWRPRVKSIPDEYLVTGEDDYHWNIQDLRNNITMKYRHHALSRHSKIPIIVFLT